Proteins found in one Choloepus didactylus isolate mChoDid1 chromosome 3, mChoDid1.pri, whole genome shotgun sequence genomic segment:
- the CCNG2 gene encoding cyclin-G2, which yields MKDLGSEKLAGREGVQLFGLLNLYLEQEQRFQPREKGLSLIEATPENDNTLCPRLRNAKVEDLRSLTNFFGSCTETFVLAVNILDRFLAFMKVKPKHLSCIGVCCFLLAARIVEEECNIPSTHDVIRISQCKCTSSDIKRMEKIISEKLHYELEATTALNFLHLYHTIVLCHTSERKEILSLDKLEAQLKACNCRLVFSKAKPSVLALCLLNLEVETLKSMELLEILLLVKKHSKINDTEFFYWRELVSKCLAEYSSPECCKPDHKKLVWIVSRRTAQNLHNSYYSVPELPTIPEGGCFDESESEDSCEDMSCGEEGLSISPSSDQESTFFFNFKVAKTLCFPS from the exons ATGAAGGATttgggttcagagaagctggcaGGTCGTGAAGGGGTCCAGCTCTTCGGATTGTTGAACCTCTACCTAGAACAGGAACAGAGATTCCAACCTCGAGAAAAAGGACTGAGCTTGATCGAGGCTACTCCGGAG AATGATAACACTTTGTGTCCACGATTGAGAAATGCCAAAGTAGAAGATTTGAGGAGTTTAACCAACTTTTTTGGATCTTGCACTGAAACTTTTGTCCTGGCTGTCAATATTTTGGATAGATTCTTGGCTTTTATGAag gTGAAGCCTAAACATTTGTCTTGCATTGGAGTCTGTTGTTTTTTGCTGGCTGCTAGAATAGTTGAAGAAGAATGCAACATTCCATCTACTCATGATGTAATCCGGATTAGTCAGTGTAAATGTACTTCTTCTGACATAAAAcggatggaaaaaataatttcagaaaaattgCACTATGAATTGGAAGCTACTACTGCCTTAAACTTTTTGCACTTATACCACACTATTGTACTTTGTCATACTTCAGAAAG GAAAGAAATATTGAGCCTTGATAAACTAGAAGCTCAGCTGAAAGCTTGCAACTGCCGACTTGTCTTTTCAAAAGCAAAA CCATCAGTATTAGCTTTGTGCCTTCTCAATCTGGAAGTAGAAACATTGAAATCCATGGAATTATTGGAAATTCTCCTGCTTGTTAAGAAACATTCCAAG attAATGACACCGAGTTCTTTTACTGGAGGGAGTTAGTTTCTAAATGCCTAGCCGAGTATTCTTCTCCTGAATGTTGCAAACCTGATCACAAAAAGTTAGTTTGGATTGTTTCAAGGCGCACAGCCCAGAACCTCCACAACAGCTACTATAGTGTTCCAGAATTGCCCACAATACCAGAGGGGGGTTGTTTTGATGAAAGCGAAAG TGAAGACTCTTGTGAAGATATGAGTTGTGGAGAAGAGGGTCTCAGCATTTCTCCATCCAGTGATCAAGAGAGCACCTTCTTTTTCAACTTCAAAGTGGCAAAGACCCTGTGCTTTCCATCTTAG